One stretch of Aeromicrobium fastidiosum DNA includes these proteins:
- a CDS encoding GuaB3 family IMP dehydrogenase-related protein codes for MADIEIGTAKRGRRAYSFDDIAIVPSRRTRDPEEVSTAWQIDAYRFDLPVLAAPMDSVMSPDTAIALGRHGGLGVLDLEGLWTRYEHPEKLLDEVAGVEGPMATKRLQEIYSEPIKAELITARLKQVREAGVTVAGALSPQRTKEFADAVVDAGVDLFVIRGTTVSAEHVSGQTEPLNLKEFIYELDVPVIVGGCATYQAALHLMRTGAAGVLVGFGGGAAHTTRSVLGIAVPMASAVADVAAARRDYLDESGGRYVHVIADGSIGRSGDIAKAIACGADAVMIGSPFARAVEAPGRGFHWGAEAWHADLPRGERVDIGTVGDLESVLFGPSSVPDGTMNLIGALRRAMATTGYTDLKEFQRVEVVVG; via the coding sequence ATGGCAGACATCGAGATCGGCACGGCCAAGCGCGGACGCCGGGCGTACTCCTTCGACGACATCGCGATCGTCCCGAGCCGTCGCACGCGCGACCCCGAGGAGGTGTCGACCGCCTGGCAGATCGACGCCTACCGCTTCGACCTGCCGGTGCTGGCCGCACCCATGGACTCCGTCATGAGCCCCGACACCGCGATCGCGCTCGGCCGTCATGGCGGGCTCGGCGTGCTCGACCTCGAGGGCCTCTGGACGCGCTACGAGCACCCCGAGAAGCTCCTCGACGAGGTCGCGGGCGTCGAGGGACCCATGGCCACCAAGCGCCTGCAGGAGATCTACTCCGAGCCGATCAAGGCCGAGCTCATCACGGCGCGCCTCAAGCAGGTGCGCGAGGCCGGCGTCACGGTCGCCGGCGCGCTGTCGCCGCAGCGCACCAAGGAGTTCGCCGACGCCGTCGTCGACGCGGGCGTCGACCTGTTCGTCATCCGCGGCACGACGGTCTCGGCCGAGCACGTCTCGGGCCAGACCGAGCCGCTCAACCTCAAGGAGTTCATCTACGAGCTCGACGTGCCCGTCATCGTCGGTGGGTGCGCCACCTACCAGGCGGCGCTCCACCTCATGCGCACCGGTGCGGCGGGCGTTCTCGTCGGCTTCGGTGGCGGGGCCGCGCACACGACCCGTTCGGTGCTCGGCATCGCGGTGCCGATGGCGTCCGCAGTGGCCGACGTGGCCGCTGCACGCCGCGACTACCTCGACGAGTCGGGCGGCCGCTACGTGCACGTCATCGCCGACGGCTCGATCGGCCGCAGCGGCGACATCGCCAAGGCCATCGCGTGCGGTGCCGACGCCGTCATGATCGGCTCCCCGTTCGCCCGCGCCGTCGAGGCCCCGGGCCGCGGCTTCCACTGGGGTGCCGAGGCGTGGCACGCCGACCTGCCGCGCGGCGAGCGCGTCGACATCGGCACGGTCGGCGACCTCGAGTCGGTGCTGTTCGGCCCCTCGTCGGTGCCCGACGGCACGATGAACCTGATCGGTGCCCTGCGCCGGGCCATGGCCACGACGGGCTACACCGACCTCAAGGAGTTCCAGCGGGTCGAGGTCGTCGTCGGTTGA
- a CDS encoding NYN domain-containing protein, with protein sequence MTNRNVAVFIDAENLFKGYGKLEIPDISMEQILEQLEAAAAREAGAGSIALARAYADWGALGLEDYRRDVERAGVETVQVFSVSKAEKNAADIVLVVDCLRAAGDLDQLEVFVVVSADGDFVPLVRRLHELDKYVIGATLADHPVNNVLEREVDQYVPLKVKQVPPAAALQPLFSGDPSSVPATLPRTPARVAPVEPRADKKVEKQSDAPKAERRADKKAEPKKSPKRQDTPRKTKTSWHDLAKEIEVVHAGAASSPSEYKEVVEKVLADDRVRSFSDQLANQGGPLPMLAMALKAAAPQLSPSDARVSSLSRALRFALADTPYALARESDDVQPVLVRRSTDPAGMLPDLSLDDIQRGVQ encoded by the coding sequence GTGACCAATCGCAACGTGGCCGTGTTCATCGACGCCGAGAACCTCTTCAAGGGGTACGGCAAGCTCGAGATCCCCGACATCTCGATGGAGCAGATCCTCGAGCAGCTCGAGGCAGCGGCGGCCCGCGAGGCCGGGGCCGGCAGCATCGCCCTGGCCCGGGCCTACGCCGACTGGGGTGCCCTCGGCCTCGAGGACTACCGCCGCGACGTCGAGCGTGCCGGCGTCGAGACCGTGCAGGTCTTCAGCGTCAGCAAGGCCGAGAAGAACGCCGCCGACATCGTGCTCGTGGTCGACTGCCTGCGCGCCGCGGGCGACCTCGACCAGCTCGAGGTGTTCGTGGTCGTCTCGGCCGACGGCGACTTCGTGCCGCTGGTGCGCCGCCTGCACGAGCTCGACAAATACGTCATCGGTGCCACGCTCGCCGATCACCCCGTCAACAACGTCCTCGAGCGCGAGGTCGACCAGTACGTGCCGCTCAAGGTCAAGCAGGTCCCGCCCGCGGCCGCGCTCCAGCCGCTGTTCTCGGGCGATCCGTCGTCCGTCCCGGCGACGCTGCCGCGCACGCCGGCACGCGTGGCACCCGTCGAGCCGCGCGCCGACAAGAAGGTCGAGAAGCAGTCCGACGCCCCCAAGGCGGAGAGGCGTGCCGACAAGAAGGCAGAGCCCAAGAAGTCGCCCAAGCGTCAGGACACGCCGCGCAAGACCAAGACCTCGTGGCACGACCTGGCCAAGGAGATCGAGGTCGTCCACGCCGGTGCTGCCTCCTCGCCGTCGGAGTACAAGGAGGTCGTCGAGAAGGTGCTCGCCGACGACCGGGTGCGCAGCTTCAGCGACCAGCTGGCCAACCAGGGCGGCCCCCTGCCGATGCTCGCGATGGCCCTCAAGGCCGCGGCCCCGCAGCTCAGCCCGTCGGACGCGCGGGTGAGCTCGCTGTCGCGCGCGCTGCGGTTCGCGCTCGCCGACACGCCCTACGCGCTGGCCCGCGAGAGCGACGACGTCCAGCCGGTGCTGGTGCGCCGATCGACCGATCCGGCGGGCATGCTGCCCGACCTGTCGCTCGACGACATCCAGCGCGGGGTGCAGTAG
- a CDS encoding ABC transporter substrate-binding protein produces the protein MNRRIGAALVAAVALLIPAACGSSDSDGASADKQAFSFTDDLGTKIQLDEMPDRLVVQSSMAAALSDLGLGDKIVGVFGPLKGDGDAAQVAGLDIDSVEDVTGGGEYGDVDVEKVAALKPDLVITSQYLAPDLWYVNEASATAIKKLAPILVVDFDGKTLPELLDGTERAATALGADLDSAKVKASHEAFDAAGERVKATAQKLGDRTILAGSGSTDLFYVSNPKVSPDLSYWVDELGLPITIPDNPDEGGYFESLSWEKADKYPADIFLYDDRVGAAGLKQLDNEKVFGTLEAAKNKAYVPWSSVAPPSYQAYADLMNRLADDLNAFV, from the coding sequence GTGAACCGTCGTATCGGTGCAGCCCTCGTGGCCGCCGTCGCCCTGCTGATCCCCGCCGCCTGCGGCTCGTCCGACTCGGACGGGGCCTCCGCCGACAAGCAGGCGTTCTCGTTCACCGACGACCTCGGCACCAAGATCCAGCTCGACGAGATGCCCGACCGCCTGGTCGTCCAGTCGTCGATGGCCGCGGCGCTGTCCGACCTCGGCCTCGGCGACAAGATCGTCGGCGTGTTCGGCCCGCTCAAGGGCGATGGCGACGCCGCACAGGTCGCGGGCCTCGACATCGACTCGGTCGAGGACGTCACGGGCGGCGGCGAGTACGGCGACGTCGACGTCGAGAAGGTCGCGGCCCTGAAGCCCGACCTCGTCATCACGAGCCAGTACCTCGCGCCCGATCTCTGGTACGTCAACGAGGCTTCGGCCACCGCGATCAAGAAGCTCGCGCCGATCCTGGTCGTCGACTTCGACGGCAAGACCCTGCCCGAGCTGCTCGACGGCACGGAGCGCGCCGCCACTGCGCTGGGTGCCGATCTCGACTCGGCGAAGGTCAAGGCCTCGCACGAGGCGTTCGACGCGGCGGGCGAGCGGGTCAAGGCGACCGCACAGAAGCTCGGCGACCGCACGATCCTGGCCGGCTCGGGATCCACCGACCTGTTCTACGTCTCCAACCCCAAGGTGAGCCCCGACCTGTCGTACTGGGTCGACGAGCTGGGCCTGCCGATCACGATCCCCGACAACCCCGACGAGGGCGGCTACTTCGAGAGCCTCAGCTGGGAGAAGGCCGACAAGTACCCGGCCGACATCTTCCTGTACGACGACCGCGTCGGTGCTGCGGGTCTCAAGCAGCTTGACAACGAGAAGGTCTTCGGCACGCTCGAGGCCGCCAAGAACAAGGCGTACGTCCCGTGGTCGTCGGTCGCCCCGCCGAGCTACCAGGCCTACGCCGACCTGATGAACCGTCTGGCCGACGATCTCAACGCGTTCGTCTGA
- a CDS encoding MOSC domain-containing protein, whose translation MTRVTALRVHPVKATAPVTVDEAIVELSGLRDDRRWAVIDVDGRRLNATTHDRLLTVTATPDASGALTLTRPGDDALTVPRPIGGRTIAVDVSRLASMVDAGDLAATWFSRVLDQPVRLAWQDDPSRRVISPDHGGTGDDPLSLADTGPILLTTRASLDQLNSWIAEEQAESAMSMQRFRPNVVVDGDLDAFVEDAWRTIRIGEVGYRFAEHCDRCVVTTIDPVTLVRGREPIRTLARHRRWDGKTWFGIRIVPMTTGTIAVGDEVLGTCHT comes from the coding sequence GTGACGCGGGTGACCGCGCTCCGGGTCCACCCGGTCAAGGCGACGGCTCCCGTGACTGTCGACGAGGCGATCGTCGAGCTGTCCGGGCTGCGCGACGACCGTCGATGGGCGGTCATCGATGTCGACGGACGGCGCCTGAACGCGACGACCCACGATCGCCTCCTGACGGTCACCGCGACGCCGGACGCGTCGGGCGCGCTGACCCTGACCCGGCCCGGCGACGACGCGCTGACCGTCCCACGTCCGATCGGTGGACGGACGATCGCGGTCGACGTCTCACGGCTGGCGTCGATGGTCGACGCGGGCGATCTCGCCGCGACCTGGTTCAGCCGCGTCCTCGATCAGCCGGTGCGTCTGGCCTGGCAGGACGACCCGAGTCGTCGAGTCATCTCACCCGACCACGGTGGAACAGGCGACGACCCGCTGTCGCTGGCCGACACCGGCCCGATCCTGCTGACGACGAGGGCGTCGCTCGACCAGCTGAACAGCTGGATCGCCGAGGAGCAGGCCGAGTCCGCGATGTCGATGCAGCGCTTCCGGCCCAACGTCGTGGTCGACGGCGACTTGGACGCGTTCGTGGAGGACGCCTGGAGGACCATCCGCATCGGCGAGGTTGGCTATCGCTTCGCCGAGCACTGCGACCGGTGCGTCGTCACGACGATAGATCCCGTGACGCTGGTCCGTGGCCGGGAGCCGATTCGCACCCTGGCGCGTCATCGCCGTTGGGACGGCAAGACGTGGTTCGGCATCCGCATCGTCCCGATGACGACCGGCACGATCGCGGTGGGCGACGAGGTCCTCGGCACATGTCACACCTGA
- the efeB gene encoding iron uptake transporter deferrochelatase/peroxidase subunit — translation MTDHDAAPPAGLSRRKLLGAAGVGALAAGALGAGAGYAAGDKPVPVVPDKDALPIDFDGRHQAGIVTPAQDRLHFAAFDMTSEERDDLVSLLKDWTKAARQMAQGNDIGDFGAVAGAPYSPPEDTGEAQGLPPSGLTITIGFGRSLFVDAKGDPRFGLDGQLPERLIEMPGFSGDRLDPAISGGDIAIQACANDPQIAVHAIRNLARIAFGRASVRYSQMGFGRTSSTSTAQVTPRNLFGFKDGTANIKVEDEKDVEAFVWAQDGDGPAWMTGGSYLVSRKIDMRIETWDREPLNGQEAIIGRAKGSGGPMSGGDEFAPIDFDAKDDAGQPLIDLKSHVRLAHPDFNNGAKLLRRGYNFVDGSNGLGQLSAGLFFLAYQRDPTTQFVPIQRSLAGLQNDLMNEYLVHVSSGLFACPPGVDAKGFWGEGLFA, via the coding sequence ATGACCGACCACGACGCCGCGCCACCGGCCGGCCTCTCCCGCCGCAAGCTGCTGGGGGCCGCCGGTGTCGGCGCGCTCGCAGCCGGCGCGCTCGGCGCGGGCGCGGGCTACGCAGCCGGCGACAAGCCCGTCCCGGTCGTGCCCGACAAGGACGCGCTGCCCATCGACTTCGACGGGCGACACCAGGCCGGCATCGTCACGCCTGCCCAGGACCGACTGCACTTCGCTGCCTTCGACATGACCAGCGAGGAGCGCGACGACCTCGTCTCGCTGCTCAAGGACTGGACCAAGGCCGCACGGCAGATGGCCCAGGGCAACGACATCGGCGACTTCGGCGCCGTCGCCGGTGCGCCGTACTCGCCGCCCGAGGACACCGGCGAGGCCCAGGGCCTGCCGCCCTCGGGGCTCACGATCACGATCGGGTTCGGCCGGAGCCTGTTCGTCGACGCCAAGGGCGACCCGCGTTTCGGTCTCGACGGCCAGCTGCCCGAGCGGCTCATCGAGATGCCGGGCTTCTCGGGCGACCGGCTCGACCCGGCGATCAGCGGCGGCGACATCGCGATCCAGGCCTGCGCCAACGACCCGCAGATCGCGGTGCACGCGATCCGCAACCTGGCGCGCATCGCGTTCGGCCGAGCCTCGGTCCGCTACTCGCAGATGGGCTTCGGCCGCACCTCGTCGACGTCGACGGCCCAGGTGACGCCCCGCAACCTGTTCGGGTTCAAGGATGGCACCGCCAACATCAAGGTCGAGGACGAGAAGGACGTCGAGGCGTTCGTCTGGGCCCAGGACGGCGACGGTCCGGCGTGGATGACGGGCGGCTCCTACCTCGTCTCGCGCAAGATCGACATGCGCATCGAGACGTGGGACCGCGAGCCGCTCAACGGCCAGGAGGCCATCATCGGCCGGGCCAAGGGCTCGGGCGGTCCGATGTCGGGCGGCGACGAGTTCGCGCCGATCGACTTCGACGCCAAGGACGATGCGGGACAGCCGCTGATCGACCTGAAGTCGCACGTGCGCCTGGCGCACCCCGACTTCAACAACGGTGCCAAGCTGCTGCGCCGCGGCTACAACTTCGTCGACGGCTCCAACGGGCTGGGGCAGCTCTCGGCCGGGCTGTTCTTCCTGGCCTACCAGCGCGACCCGACGACCCAGTTCGTCCCGATCCAGCGCTCGCTCGCGGGCCTGCAGAACGATCTGATGAACGAGTACCTCGTCCACGTCAGCTCGGGCCTGTTCGCGTGCCCGCCGGGCGTCGACGCGAAGGGCTTCTGGGGCGAGGGCCTGTTCGCCTGA
- the guaB gene encoding IMP dehydrogenase gives MDQPGIPDKFASLGLTYDDVLLLPGYSDLNPSEIDTTSRLTREISLKVPLVSAAMDTVTESRMAIAMARQGGLGVLHRNLSLEDQAYQVDLVKRTQTGIISNPVTIGPDATLEDLDRICGEYRVSGLPVVDTDNRLLGIITNRDLRFTPLAEWATTKVDEMMTPMPLITGDVGISREDATLLLRKHKRERLPLVDGSGRLAGLITVKDFVKGEQFPDASYDADGRLMVGAAIGYFGDAWERATTLIEAGVDVLVADTAHGHVRMLLDVVQKLKTDPATRHVQVIGGNVATRAGAQAFVDAGADAVKVGFGPGSICTTRVVTGCGVPQITAVYEASLACAPAGVPVIADGGLQQSGDIAKALVAGAETVMIGSMLAGVEESPGEVIFVNGKQFKAYRGMGSLGAMSSRGKKSYSKDRYFQAEVTSDDKIVPEGVEGQVAYRGPLSAVAHQLIGGLQQSMFYVGARTIPELQAEGRFVRITSASLKESHPHDIQMTAEAPNYSSR, from the coding sequence ATGGACCAGCCGGGCATCCCAGACAAGTTCGCCTCTCTCGGGCTCACCTACGACGACGTCCTGCTGCTGCCGGGATACTCCGACCTCAACCCCAGCGAGATCGACACGACGTCGCGGCTCACGCGCGAGATCTCGCTGAAGGTCCCGCTCGTCAGCGCCGCGATGGACACCGTCACCGAGTCGCGCATGGCGATCGCGATGGCGCGCCAAGGCGGGCTCGGGGTGCTGCACCGCAACCTGTCGCTGGAGGACCAGGCCTACCAGGTCGACCTGGTCAAGCGCACCCAGACGGGCATCATCTCCAACCCCGTGACGATCGGTCCCGACGCGACGCTCGAGGACCTCGACCGCATCTGCGGCGAGTACCGCGTCTCGGGTCTCCCGGTCGTCGACACCGACAACCGGCTGCTCGGCATCATCACCAACCGCGACCTGCGGTTCACGCCGCTCGCGGAGTGGGCGACGACCAAGGTCGACGAGATGATGACGCCCATGCCGCTCATCACGGGCGACGTCGGCATCTCCCGCGAGGACGCGACGCTGCTGCTGCGCAAGCACAAGCGCGAGCGCCTGCCGCTCGTCGACGGCTCGGGTCGTCTCGCCGGACTCATCACGGTCAAGGACTTCGTCAAGGGAGAGCAGTTCCCCGATGCGTCCTACGACGCCGACGGACGCCTCATGGTCGGTGCGGCGATCGGCTACTTCGGCGACGCGTGGGAGCGGGCCACGACGCTGATCGAGGCCGGTGTCGACGTGCTCGTCGCCGACACGGCCCACGGTCACGTCCGGATGCTGCTCGACGTCGTGCAGAAGCTCAAGACCGATCCGGCGACCCGTCATGTGCAGGTCATCGGCGGCAACGTCGCGACGCGCGCGGGCGCGCAGGCCTTCGTCGACGCAGGTGCCGACGCGGTCAAGGTGGGCTTCGGCCCCGGCTCGATCTGCACCACTCGCGTCGTCACGGGCTGCGGCGTCCCGCAGATCACCGCGGTGTACGAGGCGTCCCTGGCGTGCGCGCCAGCGGGCGTCCCGGTCATCGCCGACGGCGGGCTGCAGCAGTCGGGCGACATCGCCAAGGCGCTCGTCGCGGGGGCCGAGACCGTCATGATCGGCTCGATGCTCGCCGGCGTCGAGGAGTCGCCGGGCGAGGTCATCTTCGTCAACGGCAAGCAGTTCAAGGCCTATCGGGGCATGGGGTCGCTGGGCGCCATGAGCAGCCGCGGCAAGAAGTCGTACTCCAAGGACCGCTACTTCCAGGCCGAGGTCACGAGCGACGACAAGATCGTCCCCGAGGGCGTCGAGGGCCAGGTGGCCTACCGCGGGCCCCTGTCGGCGGTCGCCCACCAGCTGATCGGTGGCCTGCAGCAGTCGATGTTCTACGTCGGCGCGCGCACGATCCCCGAGCTGCAGGCCGAGGGTCGTTTCGTGCGCATCACGTCGGCCTCGCTCAAGGAGAGCCACCCGCACGACATCCAGATGACCGCCGAGGCCCCCAACTATTCGAGCCGCTGA
- a CDS encoding GNAT family N-acetyltransferase, producing the protein MSPLRLERVPFDHPDAVLLRDRMVAEVQGVYGGQRDRGTSGMPTGVDASSVIVTLVAYAGDQPVAHALLRRLRDDVEIKRMFVDPAARGTGAAHVLMDALEAEARAVGATRIVLHTGDRQLAAVRTYERHGYTPIPVYEPYVGMPASLCFEKIL; encoded by the coding sequence TTGAGCCCGCTGCGGCTCGAGCGCGTGCCGTTCGACCATCCGGACGCGGTGCTGCTCCGCGACCGGATGGTCGCCGAGGTCCAGGGCGTGTACGGCGGGCAACGCGACCGCGGCACGAGCGGGATGCCGACGGGAGTCGACGCCAGCAGCGTCATCGTCACCCTGGTGGCCTACGCGGGCGACCAGCCCGTCGCCCACGCCCTGCTGCGCCGTCTGCGCGACGACGTCGAGATCAAGCGGATGTTCGTCGACCCCGCGGCCCGGGGCACGGGTGCCGCGCACGTCCTCATGGACGCCCTGGAGGCCGAGGCCCGGGCAGTCGGCGCCACCCGCATCGTCCTGCACACGGGCGACCGCCAGCTCGCGGCGGTGCGCACGTACGAGCGGCACGGCTACACGCCCATCCCGGTCTACGAGCCCTACGTCGGCATGCCGGCGTCGCTGTGCTTCGAGAAGATCTTGTGA
- the efeO gene encoding iron uptake system protein EfeO, with product MTKLLASIGIAALATVSLAACASDPSDTKTSGGALTVKATDSQCTVSGTKLKAGPSTFKVTNAGSKVTEFYVYADGDRIMGEVENVGPGLTRNLIVDLPKGTYEGACKPGMIGDGIRQTLTVTGEAAAPLSDSEELTAAATSYERYVKSQSDTLIVKTTEFVDAVKAGNVDEAKKLFPIARTYWERIEPVAEKFGDLDPITDGREPDAKAEGVDFTGWHRIEKQLWVENNTEGMDPYADQLLSNVKKIVALGQDAPLTALELAQGSKGLLDEVATGKITGEEDEFSHTDLWDFKANIEGSQAAISALRPVLVEQDPALVKDLDAKFAAVDTELNQYQDKTTGDWTFYDKLTDQQIKQLSDAVAALSEPISKVAAVVAQSA from the coding sequence ATGACCAAGCTTCTCGCCTCGATCGGCATCGCCGCGCTCGCCACCGTGAGCCTCGCCGCGTGCGCCTCCGACCCGTCCGACACCAAGACGTCCGGCGGTGCCCTCACGGTCAAGGCCACCGACTCGCAGTGCACCGTGTCGGGGACGAAGCTGAAGGCCGGCCCCTCGACGTTCAAGGTCACCAACGCCGGCTCGAAGGTCACCGAGTTCTACGTCTACGCCGACGGCGACCGCATCATGGGCGAGGTCGAGAACGTCGGCCCCGGCTTGACCCGCAACCTGATCGTCGACCTGCCCAAGGGCACGTACGAGGGCGCGTGCAAGCCCGGCATGATCGGCGACGGCATCCGCCAGACGCTCACCGTGACGGGCGAGGCCGCCGCGCCGCTGTCCGACTCCGAGGAGCTCACGGCCGCGGCCACGAGCTACGAGCGCTACGTCAAGTCGCAGTCCGACACCCTGATCGTCAAGACCACCGAGTTCGTCGACGCGGTCAAGGCCGGCAACGTCGACGAGGCCAAGAAGCTCTTCCCGATCGCGCGCACCTACTGGGAGCGCATCGAGCCCGTCGCCGAGAAGTTCGGCGATCTCGATCCCATCACCGACGGCCGCGAGCCCGACGCCAAGGCCGAGGGCGTCGACTTCACCGGCTGGCACCGCATCGAGAAGCAGCTGTGGGTCGAGAACAACACCGAGGGCATGGACCCGTACGCCGACCAGCTGCTGTCGAACGTCAAGAAGATCGTGGCGCTCGGCCAGGACGCCCCGCTGACGGCGCTCGAGCTGGCGCAGGGCTCCAAGGGTCTGCTCGACGAGGTCGCGACGGGCAAGATCACGGGCGAGGAGGACGAGTTCAGCCACACCGACCTGTGGGACTTCAAGGCCAACATCGAGGGCTCGCAGGCCGCCATCTCGGCGCTCCGTCCCGTCCTGGTCGAGCAGGACCCCGCGCTCGTCAAGGACCTCGACGCCAAGTTCGCCGCCGTCGACACCGAGCTCAACCAGTACCAGGACAAGACCACCGGTGACTGGACGTTCTACGACAAGCTCACCGATCAGCAGATCAAGCAGCTGTCCGATGCTGTCGCGGCGCTGAGCGAGCCCATCAGCAAGGTCGCCGCAGTCGTCGCCCAGTCGGCATGA
- a CDS encoding siderophore-interacting protein, whose protein sequence is MGRTLGIIADRVDAQSIPAVVVGHEPLGTHLTRLVLSSPRFADATTNPCDVTAFRVSRTDFRHYTPAVLDPERRELTIIVHRHGSGLGEELVAGWSVGDDVKVCQWSSTRSFRWPDCPDPVVLLGDATVISLAMAFADRAARESRDVVTVLEVDAGDVDVTRELVPGAVVVAAGPEPGAALDAWLREHPDVVATPDTPLVYLAGHGQSIQRQRAFLREACGIDRRRISTQPYWATGKSGL, encoded by the coding sequence ATGGGCCGCACGCTGGGGATCATCGCCGACCGGGTGGACGCACAGTCCATCCCGGCGGTGGTGGTCGGGCACGAGCCGCTGGGCACCCATCTCACGCGGCTCGTGCTCTCGAGCCCCCGGTTCGCGGACGCGACGACTAATCCGTGCGACGTCACGGCGTTCCGGGTGTCGCGCACCGACTTCCGGCACTACACCCCGGCGGTGCTCGACCCCGAGCGGCGAGAGCTGACGATCATCGTCCACCGGCACGGCAGCGGGCTGGGCGAGGAGCTCGTCGCGGGCTGGTCGGTCGGCGACGACGTCAAGGTGTGCCAGTGGTCGTCGACGCGCAGCTTCCGCTGGCCCGACTGCCCCGATCCGGTCGTGCTGCTGGGCGACGCCACCGTCATCAGCCTCGCGATGGCGTTCGCCGACAGGGCAGCCCGCGAGTCGCGGGACGTCGTGACGGTGCTCGAGGTCGACGCCGGCGACGTCGACGTCACCCGTGAGCTGGTGCCGGGTGCCGTCGTCGTCGCGGCCGGCCCCGAGCCGGGTGCCGCCCTCGATGCCTGGCTGCGCGAGCACCCCGACGTCGTCGCGACGCCCGACACCCCGCTGGTCTACCTCGCGGGTCACGGCCAGTCGATCCAACGGCAGCGCGCATTCCTGCGCGAGGCGTGCGGGATCGACCGACGGCGCATCAGCACGCAGCCCTACTGGGCCACGGGCAAGTCGGGCCTGTAG
- a CDS encoding TetR/AcrR family transcriptional regulator: MERKPGRPRALTVDVIAAAALDDGIATFSMPSVARRLGVAHSGLYRYVTDRDDLLVQALDMAFLSTTWPSGDAPWDDLLVAIGDSVWRACDAHPGLDRASQMASNASPALLAKMDAWVTALRDQHFLVEDAAVAVEFVISLAIDCSAQMARMARMERGTLDRSDLPVLKAYDNDEVWSGRGMYDRKLEIVIAGLASRRIETV; this comes from the coding sequence ATGGAACGTAAGCCAGGGCGCCCCCGAGCCCTCACGGTCGACGTCATCGCCGCTGCGGCGCTCGATGACGGGATCGCCACCTTCAGCATGCCCTCGGTCGCGCGGCGCCTCGGCGTCGCCCACTCCGGGCTCTACCGCTACGTCACGGACCGTGACGACCTCCTCGTCCAAGCCCTCGACATGGCCTTCCTCTCGACCACGTGGCCGAGCGGCGACGCGCCGTGGGACGACCTGCTGGTCGCGATCGGCGACTCGGTCTGGCGGGCGTGCGACGCCCACCCGGGTCTCGACCGCGCCTCGCAGATGGCGTCGAACGCCTCCCCCGCACTTCTCGCGAAGATGGACGCCTGGGTCACCGCTCTGCGCGATCAGCACTTCCTCGTCGAGGATGCCGCCGTGGCCGTCGAGTTCGTCATCTCCCTGGCGATCGACTGCTCGGCGCAGATGGCTCGCATGGCGCGGATGGAGCGCGGGACGCTGGACCGCAGCGATCTGCCGGTGCTCAAGGCCTACGACAACGACGAGGTGTGGAGCGGACGCGGCATGTACGACCGCAAGCTCGAGATCGTCATCGCCGGCCTCGCGTCGCGCCGCATCGAGACGGTCTAG